The Cellulomonas shaoxiangyii sequence GGAAGAACTGCCGCACGCGTCCCGCACCGTCGATCGACGCCGCCTCGTAGTACATCTCCGGGATCTGCCGCAGGCCGGCGAGGAAGATGATCATCGGGGCACCGAACGTCCACACGTGCAGCAGCACGAGCGTCCACAGCGCCGTCTCCGGGTCGGAGACCCAGCCGCGGCCGGGAACCCCGAAGAACGCCAGGAACGCGTTGACGAGACCCTCGACGCCGAACACCTGCCGCCAGAGGATCGCGATCGCCACGGACCCGCCCAGCAGCGACGGCAGGTAGAACACCGAGCGGTAGAACGGCAGGCCGCGCATGCCACGGTCGAGCAGCAGCGCCAGCCCGAGCGCGGCGAGGAGCTGCAGCGGCACGCCCACGAGCACGTACGTGAAGGTCACGCGCAGCGCGTTGTGCAGACGCGTGTCCTCGAGCATCCGCGTGAAGTTCTCCGTGCCCACCCACTCGGGTGGCGCGAGGAGGCTGTAGTCGGTGAACGACAGGTACGCCGACGCGACCATCGGGCCGACGGTGACCAGGAAGAGCCCGGCGAACCACGGGGCGAGGAACACGGCGGCGGCCCGGCCGTCACCGCGGCGCAGGGGCGCGCGACCGGGCGAGCGGCTCGGGCCTGAGCGCGCCGTGCGGCGCAGCTCGGAGACCACGGACATCGTCGATCACCTCTTCGTGCTCGGCGTCACTCCCGCGCGTCGTCGCCCGGGAGGCCCTGGT is a genomic window containing:
- a CDS encoding carbohydrate ABC transporter permease, producing MSVVSELRRTARSGPSRSPGRAPLRRGDGRAAAVFLAPWFAGLFLVTVGPMVASAYLSFTDYSLLAPPEWVGTENFTRMLEDTRLHNALRVTFTYVLVGVPLQLLAALGLALLLDRGMRGLPFYRSVFYLPSLLGGSVAIAILWRQVFGVEGLVNAFLAFFGVPGRGWVSDPETALWTLVLLHVWTFGAPMIIFLAGLRQIPEMYYEAASIDGAGRVRQFFHITLPLLTPIVFFNLVLQVIGAFQSFTQAFVVSGGTGGPADSTMFYTLYLYQRGFTAFDMGYASAMAWLLVLIVAALTAINFVASKFWVFYDD